Proteins encoded in a region of the Solanum dulcamara chromosome 9, daSolDulc1.2, whole genome shotgun sequence genome:
- the LOC129903678 gene encoding uncharacterized protein LOC129903678: MSHLDGMMVMQEKMIIFIKDVHPYSEVEKLQKYKSPIISAISVERGLKKRKDTFLAALVEVKPNVKVDAPECVAHVLEDFKVVMPLKLLKILPPRRDIDHKIELLLGSIASAQAPYRMSPKKLTELRKQLNELLDTGLIQPSKASYETSAHGPKEVQAIVDWQGPKGVKDLRSFLGLANYYRKFIAGYSKKAASLMDLLKKDVLWVWSDKHDSAFKMLKEVIASEPILRLSDFELPFEVHTNASNKDVGGVLVQEGHPVAFESRKLNNAEKRYSTHEKEMVAVEHRPRRSNQVADALSRKKSVEWMLALLSREYFWPNMEDDMEEYVKTCLVCQLDKTELTKEAGLLQPLPISKRPWMSVSMDFIGRFPKITSKFRHHGLIPKYDGTFEVIQKVGEVSYRLKLPERLKLHPTFHVSFLKPFYEDAEDSERNQSKRAPALVRT; this comes from the exons ATGTCGCACCTGGATGGCATGATGGTGATGCAAGAGAAAATGATCATCTTTATCAAGGATGTTCATCCTTATAGTGAAGTGGAGAAGCTGCAGAAGTACAAGAGCCCCATAATTTCTGCCATATCAGTAGAGAGAGGactgaagaaaagaaaagataccTTCCTTGCTGCCTTAGTGGAGGTAAAGCCTAATGTGAAAGTTGATGCTCCTGAGTGTGTGGCACATGTTTTGGAGGATTTCAAAGTTGTTATGCCCCTAAAACTCCTTAAAATATTGCCGCCTAGAAGGGACATCGATCATAAGATCGAGTTGCTGCTGGGATCGATTGCTTCAGCGCAAGCACCCTATCGGATGTCTCCCAAGAAGTTGACTGAGTTGAGGAAACAACTGAATGAGTTGTTAGATACAGGCCTAATTCAACCATCAAAAGCTTCATATG AAACAAGTGCGCATGGACCCAAAGAAGTGCAGGCAATTGTGGATTGGCAGGGTCCTAAAGGTGTGAAGGACTTGAGGTCTTTCCTTGGGTTGGCTAATTATTATCGTAAATTCATAGCAGGATATTCAAAGAAGGCGGCTTCCTTGATGGATTTGCTGAAGAAAGATGTATTATGGGTGTGGTCTGATAAGCATGATAGTGCATTCAAGATGTTGAAGGAGGTCATTGCATCAGAACCTATACTAAGGTTGTCGGACTTTGAGTTACCGTTCGAAGTACACACTAATGCTTCGAACAAGGATGTGGGAGGTGTGTTGGTGCAAGAAGGGCACCCCGTGGCTTTTGAAAGTAGGAAATTAAATAATGCTGAGAAGAGGTACTCTACTCACGAGAAGGAAATGGTTGCCGTT GAGCACAGGCCAAGAAGAAGCAATCAGGTTGCTGATGCTCTGAGTCGAAAGAAG AGTGTTGAATGGATGCTAGCATTACTGTCTAGGGAATACTTCTGGCCGAACATGGAGGATGATATGGAAGAATATGTAAAAACTTGTCTAGTGTGTCAACTAGACAAGACTGAACTCACAAAGGAGGCAGGGTTGCTGCAGCCTCTTCCTATTTCTAAGAGGCCATGGATGTCAGTTTCTATGGACTTTATTGGCAGATTCCCTAAG ATTACAAGTAAGTTTAGACATCATGGTTTGATCCCAAAGTATGATGGGACGTTTGAAGTTATCCAGAAGGTTGGCGAAGTTTCTTATAGGTTGAAGCTACCTGAAAGGTTGAAGCTTCACCCAACTTTCCATGTAAGTTTTCTGAAGCCGTTCTATGAGGATGCTGAAGATTCAGAAAGGAATCAATCAAAGAGGGCTCCAGCTTTGGTGCGCACATAG